A DNA window from Aspergillus nidulans FGSC A4 chromosome I contains the following coding sequences:
- a CDS encoding protein palH (transcript_id=CADANIAT00007687): protein MEDDGRLAPRQIWARPTSTTTRSYVPGCTPFLLPSDGYVYLNRTYSISLGENAIYDPACTSTPTTTEHAGAALDIHDPFYASVTPLLYAMGCATVVSYLLVIILLITPRTFYVGGPGGGANFLGRHGMVSGSYSNNSSVVGVGGRPWLQKVAALLVAISLTIATADSFRVAEKQYDHGYSDAEALTSEVIDGTEIKVVRIISSTFLWLAQVQTLIRLFPRHKEKVMIKWAGFALIVLDTIFAILDKFLVKTNTTRPRLYEDAIPALSYLFELALNLLYAAWVIFYSLSKHRFAFFHPKMRNICLVALLSLCAVLIPVVFFVLDIAKPEIAGWGTYIRWVGSAAASVVVWEWVERIEALERDERKDGILGREVFDGDEMIEVTPSEEVDWPRQQFHGHDRGGGTGMSSAWGGVMGLAHRPLRPRGGRITQTQREAEGATAAKSRKRRSARPTPPPAAVTPVSRADTTSAASTVYNVHYYPVSSPTPPVAMPFMEEEDEGSDGDGEKELAVVQNQQSSLPTQDTYTEPRRQNSPQIVNVDNRWRFILNPFKNRHAALPREVASAQAEEEGFLSPDDQAPRQGDEENPHYTPRHRGLFSFHPMSDGASRRQSGADQPLPVTVIPARRRGQDTWSPQWFTNSNLVDRSSSRRTASRPRDQRMKVIQPQVQSAAPWTAADMEASFSSMDYELRYDPEAAALVSEDIPDHHSQPTQADSPAHPTMSGGNGPSGGETQSALDTGPGIEGSVNEGSVIEGPEESHSQR, encoded by the exons ATGGAGGATGACGGCCGCCTTGCTCCCCGTCAGATATGGGCCCGGCCGACGAGTACTACCACAAGATCCTATGTCCCTGGGTGTActcctttcctgcttcctAGCGATG GTTATGTATATCTAAACCGCACCTACTCAATATCCCTCGGAGAAAATGCCATTTACGACCCCGCGTGCACGAGTACGCCGACGACGACCGAACATGCGGGTGCGGCACTAGACATTCACGACCCGTTCTACGCGTCCGTGACACCGCTGTTGTATGCAATGGGCTGTGCCACTGTCGTTAGCTACCTGCTTGTCATCATTCTACTTATTACGCCTCGTACATTTTATGTTGGTGGCCCTGGAGGCGGCGCCAATTTCCTCGGTCGACATGGGATGGTCAGCGGGTCCTACAGCAATAATTCGTCGGTCGTGGGTGTTGGTGGACGTCCGTGGCTACAGAAGGTCGCCGCGCTTCTTGTCGCCATATCTCTGACTATAGCGACCGCAGATTCGTTTCGGGTGGCAGAAAAACAGTATGATCATGGCTACTCCGACGCCGAGGCGTTGACGTCGGAGGTCATTGATGGCACCGAGATCAAGGTAGTTCGGATCATCTCGAGCACCTTTCTATGGCTGGCTCAGGTGCAGACACTTATTCGGCTTTTCCCGCGACATAAAGAAAAGGTTATGATCAAGTGGGCGGGTTTTGCGCTGATTGTCCTGGATACTATTTTTGCGATTCTGGACAAGTTTCTGGTCAAGACGAATACTACCCGGCCACGACTTTATGAAGATGCTATTCCGGCTCTCAGCTATCTGTTCGAACTTGCACTCAACCTTCTATACGCCGCTTGGGTGATATTCTACTCATTATCGAAACATCGATTCGCCTTCTTTCATCCTAAGATGAGAAATATATGTCTCGTTGCGCTCTTATCTTTGTGTGCAGTGTTGATACCcgttgtcttctttgtccTAGATATTGCGAAACCAGAAATAGCTGGTTGGGGTACATATATAAGATGGGTTGGCTCCGCGGCAGCAAGTGTGGTTGTTTGGGAGTGGGTGGAACGTATCGAGGCTTTGGAACGAGATGAGAGGAAAGACGGGATTCTCGGGAGAGAGGTCTTTGACGGTGATGAGATGATTGAAGTCACGCCTTCTGAGGAAGTTGACTGGCCTCGTCAGCAGTTCCATGGGCATGACCGCGGTGGAGGCACCGGAATGTCTTCAGCCTGGGGAGGAGTTATGGGACTTGCTCATCGACCATTGAGACCGCGAGGAGGCCGCATTACCCAGACTCAGCGCGAAGCCGAGGGTGCTACTGCCGCCAAATCACGAAAGCGAAGATCCGCAAGGCCAACTCCGCCGCCAGCTGCTGTCACTCCTGTCAGTCGAGCTGACACAACTAGTGCAGCAAGCACGGTCTATAATGTGCATTATTATCCTGTTTCCAGTCCCACGCCACCGGTTGCCATGCCCttcatggaagaagaggatgaaggctCTGATGGCGATGGGGAGAAGGAACTTGCGGTCGTTCAGAATCAACAAAGTAGCTTGCCTACTCAGGACACCTATACCGAGCCGAGGAGACAGAATTCGCCACAAATCGTAAATGTGGACAACCGATGGCGGTTCATCTTGAACCCCTTCAAGAACAGGCACGCGGCCTTACCAAGAGAAGTCGCCTCGGCgcaggcggaggaagaagggttCCTCTCCCCAGATGATCAAGCCCCCCGCcaaggagacgaagaaaaccCTCATTACACCCCTCGGCATCGAGgtctcttctctttccatccaATGTCAGATGGCGCATCAAGGCGACAGAGCGGCGCCGATCAGCCGTTGCCAGTGACAGTGATACCTGCCCGGCGCCGTGGCCAGGATACATGGTCACCGCAATGGTTTACAAATTCCAATCTTGTAGACCGGTCCTCAAGTCGCCGGACTGCGTCACGTCCTCGTGATCAGCGGATGAAAGTGATTCAGCCGCAGGTCCAGAGCGCCGCACCGTGGACTGCTGCCGATATGGAGGCTTCTTTCAGCTCTATGGATTACGAGCTTCGGTATGATCCTGAAGCAGCGGCGCTCGTGTCCGAGGATATTCCTGACCATCATTCGCAGCCTACGCAGGCTGATAGTCCGGCCCATCCCACTATGTCTGGTGGGAATGGCCCTTCTGGTGGAGAGACACAGTCCGCACTAGATACTGGGCCTGGTATTGAAGGGTCGGTTAATGAAGGGTCGGTTATTGAAGGGCCGGAGGAGTCCCACTCTCAACGATAG
- a CDS encoding uncharacterized protein (transcript_id=CADANIAT00007688), translating into MAAVNQNMFDACVAIEQPQGPTLLVLPLNLIAQIVACLDDPSDLARLCRTCRVLNYMALPQLYQNLVLTSYDKIRYVGDQPEGMGSASPFTMGLNAVITRPYATLVRSLTLRGDWREQELEEHARVGRVPDSSMMLNITVRAAVDRMRDLEDFRWELSTKMLETVYLGLAQLPKLTSLTIRFPSSRHPRPTTVIPALPHLRYLKITNIDPICYPDDISTMLYKARKLRELKMHWSPRMRNMQEPSVMLHDYFRKCISAKQPLALRSLGLSNLYARHSEDFNAAFDNGTVEEVTMLQEVRSELANLNTFVDSTWPAAPPNKPMRLKSLRANVFNQRQAEFLGSFTGLERIYLVSSSTVSDSLNSPREPPVTCPSAATLTPPASENTNLNGCSRDLIMSADSPSNLPALQARVRDTSINSIVLNHAATLRHLLLPARWALSSSIIARLVHASPQLEQLAFAAEMSSMDTLGLLLPFLRNLQALRLLVPTASLSTGTDEARISQPKPTTSKPSKDTDGLDLGARSFADFVELDDEILIERLGEALADQQLFQRLKVVGFGRKGFVLGEYYTVSVDRPQPQPEPPQGVQSRTPAASRAPSAEDKSPSSYVDFEQTQMNGINASPPSPGSNQNHTLPVTTSSANLPRPQQKKSTLPPSTLGKRTREEDPSVVPVDQPPDPGPCPESCSGSSSGSCSGPSSTWNMNEGLNFDMNECLLPGPRNRALRRKIQRVGWDVLKQWEIWGLDTQEL; encoded by the exons ATGGCGGCTGTCAATCAAAATATGTTCGACGCTTGCGTCGCTATTGAGCAACCCCAAGGCCCAactctgctggtgctgccGCTGAATCTAATCGCGCAAATTGTCGCTTGT TTGGACGATCCGAGCGATCTCGCTCGTTTATGCCGAACATGTCGAGTACTCAATTATATGGCTCTCCCTCAGCTCTACCAAAACCTCGTCTTGACCTCCTACGATAAGATCCGATACGTTGGCGACCAGCCGGAGGGCATGGGCAGCGCAAGTCCCTTTACAATGGGACTAAATGCCGTCATTACGCGACCGTACGCCACGCTCGTACGGTCGCTAACTCTACGGGGTGACTggcgggagcaggagcttgaagaacaTGCGCGTGTCGGACGGGTGCCGGATTCTTCAATGATGCTGAATATCACTGTCCGGGCTGCTGTGGATAGGATGCGGGACTTGGAGGACTTCCGGTGGGAGCTCAGCACGAAGATGCTCGAGACCGTGTACCTGGGGCTGGCGCAATTGCCAAAGCTGACCTCACTGACAATCAGGTTCCCGAGCAGTCGGCATCCGCGCCCAACGACTGTCATTCCGGCCCTGCCGCACTTGCGCTATCTCAAGATCACCAATATAGATCCGATCTGCTACCCGGACGATATATCGACGATGCTTTACAAGGCCAGGAAGCTGAGGGAGCTAAAAATGCACTGGTCGCCGCGAATGAGGAACATGCAAGAGCCGAGCGTGATGCTGCACGACTATTTTCGGAAGTGCATCTCAGCGAAGCAACCACTGGCACTTAGATCTCTAGGCTTGTCGAACCTGTACGCCCGGCATAGCGAAGACTTCAACGCCGCATTTGATAACGGCACGGTAGAGGAAGTAACTATGCTTCAGGAGGTCCGCTCGGAGCTGGCCAATCTGAACACATTTGTGGATAGCACATGGCCCGCGGCCCCTCCCAACAAACCGATGCggctgaagagtctgagAGCGAATGTCTTCAACCAAAGGCAAGCTGAATTTCTCGGGAGCTTTACCGGACTTGAGAGAATATATTTGGTCAGCTCGAGTACCGTTTCCGATAGCCTCAATTCGCCGCGGGAGCCACCAGTGACTTGTCCATCCGCAGCCACCCTTACACCACCCGCTTCAGAAAACACGAACTTGAACGGCTGCTCGAGAGACCTCATAATGTCCGCTGACTCTCCGTCTAACTTACCTGCCCTGCAAGCAAGGGTGCGAGATACTTCAATCAACAGCATCGTTCTCAACCACGCCGCCACGCTCCGACATCTGCTCCTTCCAGCCCGATGGGCGCTCTCCTCAAGCATAATAGCTCGCCTCGTCCACGCAAGTCCccagcttgagcagcttgcTTTCGCTGCGGAAATGTCAAGCATGGATACACTGggacttcttcttccctttctccGCAACCTCCAAGCCCTGCGCCTTCTCGTCCCGACGGCCTCCTTGTCCACTGGAACAGATGAGGCCCGCATTTCACAACCAAAGCCTACAACTTCTAAACCATCCAAAGACACAGACGGTCTAGATCTTGGCGCCAGGTCATTTGCTGATTTCGTAGAACTGGACGATGAGATTCTCATCGAAAGGCTCGGCGAAGCACTCGCTGATCAACAACTATTCCAACGTCTTAAAGTCGTTGGATTTGGTCGCAAAGGGTTTGTTCTGGGCGAATATTATACCGTTTCTGTGGATCGACCACAGCCACAACCAGAGCCCCCACAAGGCGTCCAATCCCGAACACCAGCTGCATCCCGCGCACCGAGCGCCGAGGACAAGAGTCCGTCCTCCTACGTCGATTTCGAACAAACGCAAATGAATGGCATCAATGCAAGCCCTCCTAGTCCTGGCTCTAATCAAAACCATACTCTACCAGTGACAACGTCCTCAGCGAATTTGCCTCGAcctcaacagaagaagagcacaTTACCGCCTTCAACACTCGGGAAACGAAcccgagaagaagatccctCTGTCGTACCCGTCGACCAGCCGCCAGATCCAGGCCCGTGCCCAGAATCATGTTCAGGTTCAAGTTCAGGTTCATGCTCAGGGCCAAGCTCAACGTGGAACATGAACGAAGGTCTGAATTTTGATATGAACGAGTGTCTGTTGCCGGGTCCAAGGAATCGGGCGTTGAGACGCAAGATACAGCGCGTGGGATGGGACGTGCTAAAGCAGTGGGAGATCTGGGGGTTGGATACGCAGGAGCTTTGA
- a CDS encoding Zn(II)2Cys6 transcription factor domain-containing protein (transcript_id=CADANIAT00007690), whose protein sequence is MATHDGQQDNGLYSRETSARRSPSPTGPQHRRGYQACDPCRKRKVKCDLGSVDNPRPPPCVRCRRESKRCEFSATRRKRKTSDVEGSAVDDVLRRDKRMMVGDAAAKIEASPSERSASYPQVEPSFDTPNLSQQKWLNKSPSNGHLPAPSNGSQHYTANPSTSTAQFSDVRNTRHPAYSAGDRTSVSRFSLEGNQPMMNRTAVELLSPAISNSHDALHLLSEAAGRTEDLRYAATRQSASSFASPISSMTQAGTPRSTGGSFSRQHRSGTAQTGNYYQSNALLSGESLADNRTSSTGRPSDSGYLDAVKAWSRLRFVRAGWLSVEESMAYVAYYYEHLAPLSPIVIPDFSHPSTHRTLLTDEPVLAVTILTTASRHMKPSGDGANSRAFYIHDRLWSYLRGMIERLFWGQEKFGGNGIGINKPRSFDLAPSSAKVNHKGNLRSLGTIEALLILTDWHPRNLHFPPGDDENALLDLDAQAGRYDKELDNDGETTAQRSSSGAPEGRLAFQTWLEPAWRSDRMSWMLLSTAQALAFELGVFDQKNDTKLSAEPPAEQTRKRRLRRLILVYITQSSGRLGIPSMLPLPQWTDDIQPTPLTGVKGNEVDKMHDCWLGISKIMYQSNQLLFASNEQTSDLIRSGRYRDQIDRFQPFLREWRQNIDSTELHPAMRHILMIEYEYTRLYVNSLALQAVVDRWTTMSNEAAQAQNKPSASNNASFHVLMELYRVNEPFIQEVVDASRRILTTVLEGLVPGDHLKHAPVRTCFRILSGMIFILKTFTLGAKEDDVRVSLDLQDRTVEALRTCVVDDIHLSHAIARLLELLTTNIRTRFLRFAPLDRSGDNDSTSAGQDRASAPTSRAHSPRSREGPLGRRDGLNNSHTWPSAQSTHNNQIGGYADAHPPSSTPLTSVHDPLAGIPAQPINSSNINVNFMPPPPSVYYNFYQPRSPPPSGEMNPSNPNSGSASSNLPSHSMNEQPGVSDWFALPLDQFFNSSTAVVDQGLGGTGPMVGEFDMLEVLLNEQYDGGTSGDGTGLDSAGGGLPSQFIQP, encoded by the exons atggcgacaCACGACGGGCAGCAGGACAACGGCCTTTATTCTCGTGAAACCTCTGCGCGCAGGTCGCCGTCCCCTACAGGTCCCCAGCACCGTCGCGGCTATCAGGCCTGCGACCCGTGTCGCAAACGCAAAGTCAAGTGTGACCTTGGGA GTGTCGATAATCCTCGTCCGCCGCCATGTGTACGATGTCGACGTGAGAGTAAGCGCTGCGAGTTCTCCGCCACGCGGCGCAAACGCAAGACTTCCGATGTTGAAGGCAGTGCCGTTGACGATGTTCTTCGTCGCGATAAGCGTATGATGGTCGGAGATGCCGCAGCGAAAATTGAGGCTTCCCCAAGCGAAAGATCAGCCTCTTATCCCCAGGTTGAACCGTCCTTCGATACGCCCAATCTATCGCAGCAAAAGTGGCTTAATAAATCCCCTTCCAACGGCCATCTACCGGCACCGAGCAATGGTAGCCAACATTACACGGCAAATCCGTCTACATCTACAGCCCAGTTCTCCGATGTCAGGAATACAAGGCACCCGGCGTACTCTGCTGGGGACAGGACTTCCGTCTCGAGGTTTAGCCTTGAGGGCAACCAGCCCATGATGAACCGCACCGCCGTCGAGCTACTGTCGCCCGcgatcagcaacagccatgACGCTTTACATCTTCTgtcagaagcagcaggaaggaCAGAGGACCTCCGCTACGCTGCGACGCGCCAGTCGGCCTCCTCGTTCGCGTCACCCATATCGTCCATGACGCAAGCGGGAACTCCAAGAAGCACGGGCGGATCATTTTCACGGCAACATAGATCGGGAACTGCGCAAACTGGAAACTATTACCAGAGCAATGCGCTCCTTTCTGGAGAGTCTCTCGCCGACAACCGAACGAGTTCTACCGGCCGTCCCTCAGACTCGGGCTATCTAGATGCTGTCAAGGCATGGTCACGACTACGTTTCGTCCGTGCGGGTTGGCTCTCTGTTGAAGAGTCAATGGCCTACGTTGCCTA CTACTACGAGCATCTCGCACCTCTAAGTCCAATCGTTATTCCTGATTTCTCACACCCGTCGACACATCGTACCCTACTTACTGACGAGCCGGTTCTGGCGGTGACTATATTGACCACTGCTTCAAGACATATGAAACCAAGCGGAGATGGTGCGAACTCCCGTGCCTTCTACATTCATGATCGCCTCTGGTCATATTTGCGCGGGATGATTGAGCGTCTGTTTTGGGGCCAGGAAAAGTTTGGCGGCAACGGCATTGGGATCAACAAACCTCGTTCCTTTGATTTAGCTCCCTCCTCAGCGAAGGTTAATCATAAGGGTAATCTGAGATCTTTGGGCACGATTGAAGCGTTATTGATACTTACGGACTGGCACCCGCGGAATCTACATTTTCCTCctggagacgatgagaaCGCATTACTTGATCTGGATGCCCAGGCTGGCCGGTACGACAAAGAATTAGATAATGACGGTGAGACCACAGCGCAGCGAAGCTCTAGTGGTGCGCCTGAGGGCAGACTGGCCTTCCAGACGTGGCTAGAGCCAGCCTGGCGGTCGGACCGGATGTCATGGATGTTACTCAGTACTGCTCAAGCATTAGCATTCGAGCTCGGTGTGTTTGACCAAAAGAACGATACCAAATTATCAGCAGAACCGCCAGCTGAGCAAACGCGAAAGCGTCGTCTCCGTCGACTTATCCTTGTGTATATTACGCAGAGCAGTGGCCGTTTGGGCATACCTTCTATGCTCCCACTACCACAGTGGACCGATGATATCCAGCCGACGCCACTAACCGGCGTGAAAGGCAATGAGGTTGACAAAATGCATGATTGTTGGCTTGGAATATCCAAGATCATGTATCAAAGCAACCAGCTCCTGTTCGCATCTAACGAACAGACTTCTGATTTGATAAGAAGCGGCCGTTACCGCGACCAGATTGATCGATTCCAGCCTTTCCTCCGAGAATGGCGACAGAACATTGATTCGACTGAGT TGCACCCTGCAATGAGACATATATTGATGATTGAATATGAATACACAC GTTTATACGTCAACTCTTTAGCATTGCAGGCTGTGGTCGATCGGTGGACGACAATGTCCAACGAGGCCGCTCAGGCTCAGAATAAGCCGTCAGCATCAAATAACGCGTCGTTCCATGTGCTAATGGAATTGTACCGCGTCAATGAGCCTTTTATTCAAGAAGTCGTTGATGCGTCGCGAAGGATTCTGACCACAGTGCTCGAGGGCTTGGTCCCAGGGGACCATTTGAAACATGCTCCTGTCCGGACGTGCTTTCGGATTCTGTCTGGCATGATCTTCATTCTTAAG ACGTTCACCCTCGGTGCGAAAGAAGATGACGTGCGTGTCTCCCTCGACCTTCAGGACCGCACCGTTGAAGCACTCCGAACATGTGTTGTCGACGACATCCACCTCAGCCACGCCATCGCCCGCCTGCTGGAGCTCCTCACGACTAATATCCGCACACGCTTCCTCCGTTTCGCCCCCCTGGACCGCAGTGGTGACAACgacagcaccagcgccgGCCAGGATCGCGCCTCCGCCCCAACGTCTCGAGCCCACTCGCCTCGTTCACGAGAAGGCCCGCTTGGCCGTCGAGATGGCCTGAACAACAGCCACACCTGGCCGTCTGCGCAATCAACACATAACAATCAAATAGGCGGCTATGCAGACGCCCATCCTCCATCGTCGACACCCCTAACCTCGGTCCACGACCCTCTAGCTGGAATTCCCGCCCAACCCATCAACTCCTCCAACATCAACGTCAATTTTATGCCACCCCCGCCATCTGTCTATTACAACTTCTACCAACCCCGCTCCCCGCCGCCCTCAGGCGAGATGAACCCTTCCAATCCAAATTCTGGTTCAGCGTCTTCCAATCTCCCCTCGCACTCGATGAATGAGCAGCCAGGTGTCTCGGATTGGTTCGCCCTTCCGCTAGACcagttcttcaactcctcgaCTGCGGTCGTGGATCAAGGGCTTGGTGGGACAGGCCCGATGGTGGGTGAGTTCGATATGCTGGAGGTTTTGCTCAATGAGCAATATGATGGCGGCACTAGTGGGGATGGTACTGGGTTGGATTCGGCGGGCGGTGGCCTGCCATCGCAGTTTATACAGCCTTAG
- a CDS encoding aspartic protease prtB (transcript_id=CADANIAT00007689) — protein sequence MVVFSKVAAAAFGLSAVASAMPAAPPRQGFTINQLTRAIPKRTINLPAIYANALSKYGGNVPPHIQDAMAHGSAVTTPEQYDVEYLTPVAVGGTTMNLDFDTGSADLWVFSNELPSSQTTGHSVYKPSDNGTRMSGYSWEISYGDGSSAGGDVYRDTVTVGGVTAPGQAVEAASHISEQFTRDQNNDGLLGLAFSSINTVQPKSQTTFFDSVKSQLESPLFAVTLKHQAPGSYDFGYIDQSKYTGELTYTDVDNSQGFWMFSATAGETDFDAIADTGTTLIMIDQSIAEDYYSQVPLAFNNFFYGGWTFPCSAELPSFTVTINGYDAVVPGEHIKYAPVTDGSSTCFGGIQDNQGLPFSILGDVFLKSQYVVFDSEGPQLGFAPQA from the exons ATGGTTGTCTTCAGCaaagttgcagcagcggccttcGGCTTGTCTGCCGTAGCATCTGCGATGCCCGCGGCTCCTCCTCGCCAGGGCTTCACGATCAACCAACTCACGAGGGCGATTCCCAAACGCACCATCAACCTTCCAGCGATTTACGCCAATGCATTGTCCAAATATGGCGGCAATGTCCCTCCACACATCCAGGATGCTATGGCTCATGGTAGTGCTGTGACCACCCCGGAACAGTACGACGTTGAATACTTGACTCCAGTCGCTGTTGGTGGCACAACAATGAACCTAGACTTTGACACTGGATCCGCGGACCT ATGGGTGTTTTCCAACGAGCTTCCGTCTTCCCAGACTACAGGCCACAGCGTCTACAAACCATCCGATAATGGAACCAGAATGTCCGGATACAGCTGGGAAATCTCATATGGCGACGGCAGCAGTGCCGGTGGTGATGTTTACAGAGACACCGTCACCGTTGGTGGCGTCACTGCGCCAGGGCAGGCAGTCGAGGCCGCTTCACACATTAGTGAACAGTTCACCCGGGATCAAAACAACGATGGCTTGCTCGGTTTAGCATTCAGCTCCATTAACACTG TTCAACCGAAATCCCAGACCACCTTCTTCGACAGCGTAAAGTCTCAGCTTGAATCTCCTCTGTTTGCTGTAACACTTAAGCACCAGGCTCCTGGTTCCTACGATTTCGGCTACATCGACCAATCAAAATACACTGGCGAGCTTACCTATACAGATGTGGACAATTCTCAGGGCTTCTGGATGTTTTCCGCAACTGCAGGGGAGACTGACTTTGACGCCATCGCGG ATACCGGCACAACCCTCATTATGATCGACCAGTCTATCGCAGAGGACTATTACTCTCAGGTTCCACTCGCCTTCAACAACTTCTTCTACGGTGGTTGGACCTTCCCTTGCTCCGCCGAACTCCCGTCCTTCACTGTCACCATCAACGGCTACGACGCCGTTGTCCCAGGCGAGCACATCAAGTACGCCCCCGTTACCGATGGCTCCTCTACCTGCTTCGGAGGTATCCAGGATAACCAGGGCCTCCCGTTCTCAATTCTTGGCGACGTCTTCTTGAAAAGCCAGTACGTTGTTTTCGACTCGGAGGGCCCTCAGTTGGGCTTCGCGCCCCAGGCTTAG
- a CDS encoding DUF614 domain protein (transcript_id=CADANIAT00007686) — translation MGANNRYSYVETPLEMTPPSQRRPRLLPAQTDRDTHPTDDTPLAIEKTQHALQDTPCPDIRNHPANHAPLAHDIPEHASVQMHAEQNPDPPSSPGPLPVKTNPYTQNNEPNSQNISVAPDANPLQSPRLPYFPPPARAPTAPTPAPTDSVGYHQPGQISHPNQQIKGGGWSHNLCDCSSIGTCLLGIACPCILYGRTQHRLSRRSRKEDPTNMLGYETCNGSCTAMALLCGCQWLLAAIQHSRTRKAYAIQGSIASDCVRATCCTCCTLIQDEKEIRKREEERANASRAAGAALVSPYLAPGPMSYGPPQK, via the exons ATGGGAGCCAACAATCGATACTCTTATGTGGAAACGCCACTGGAAATGACTCCCCCAAGCCAGCGACGTCCGCGACTTTTGCCCGCTCAAACAGACCGGGATACCCATCCGACTGATGACACACCTCTTGCTATTGAGAAGACACAGCATGCGTTACAAGATACTCCGTGTCCGGATATCCGAAACCACCCGGCCAATCATGCTCCATTAGCTCACGATATACCTGAGCATGCTTCTGTGCAAATGCATGCTGAGCAGAATCCGGATCCACCAAGCTCCCCGGGCCCTCTGCCTGTTAAGACAAACCCATATACACAAAACAATGAGCCTAATAGCCAAAATATATCTGTCGCACCAGACGCGAACCCTCTTCAATCACCTAGGCTACCTTACTTTCCTCCACCAGCGAGGGCACCAACTGCCCCAACACCGGCACCGACCGACTCCGTAGGGTACCATCAGCCAGGGCAGATATCGCATCCTAACCAACAGATTAAAGGCGGTGGATGGAGTCATAATTTATGTGACTGCTCAAGCATTGGGACGTGCCTTCTTGGCATTGCATGCCCTTGCATTCTGTATGGCAGAACACAGCACCGTCTATCcaggaggtcgagaaaaGAGGACCCGACGAACATGCTCGGTTACGAGACATGCAATGGGTCCTGTACCGCCATGGCCTTGTTATGTGGTTGCCAAT GGCTTCTTGCGGCCATCCAACACTCTCGAACCCGCAAGGCATATGCCATTCAGGGTAGTATTGCGTCCGACTGCGTTCGCGCTACCTGTTGTACATGCTGTACACTCATCCAGGACGAGAAAGAGATCAGaaagagggaggaagagagggCGAACGCATCCAGAGCTGCCGGGGCCGCACTGGTATCTCCGTATCTAGCCCCGGGGCCGATGTCGTACGGTCCACCCCAGAAGTGA